In one window of Drosophila mauritiana strain mau12 chromosome X, ASM438214v1, whole genome shotgun sequence DNA:
- the LOC117147465 gene encoding 28 kDa heat- and acid-stable phosphoprotein: MPRGKFVNHKGRSRHFTSPEELQQESEEDSDQTSGSGSDSDDKDAAGGGASSSASKAKAPAQRKAPVHRNQKSRSAAGAAAASSSESESGEDSDDSEAEARDAKKGVASLIEIENPNRVTKKATQKLSAIKLDDGPAGAGGIPKPELSRREREQIEKQKARQRYEKLHAAGKTTEAKADLARLALIRQQREEAAAKREAEKKAAEVGTKKPGAK, translated from the coding sequence ATGCCACGAGGAAAGTTCGTCAACCACAAGGGTCGGAGTCGCCATTTCACATCTCCCGAGGAACTGCAGCAGGAGTCGGAGGAGGACAGCGACCAGACCAGCGGCTCGGGATCAGATAGCGACGATAAAGACGCTGCCGGCGGCGGTGCCAGTTCCTCCGCCTCCAAAGCGAAGGCTCCCGCCCAACGAAAAGCGCCCGTGCATCGCAATCAAAAGTCCCGATCAGCGGCGGGCGCCGCCGCGGCAAGTTCCTCGGAATCGGAGTCCGGCGAGGATTCCGACGACTCCGAAGCGGAAGCGCGCGATGCCAAGAAGGGCGTGGCCTCACTCATCGAAATCGAGAACCCCAACCGGGTGACCAAGAAGGCCACACAAAAGCTATCGGCCATCAAGCTGGACGACGGGCCAGCCGGTGCCGGCGGTATTCCCAAGCCGGAGCTTTCTCGCCGCGAGCGCGAACAGATCGAGAAGCAGAAGGCTCGACAGCGTTACGAGAAACTCCATGCTGCTGGCAAGACCACCGAGGCTAAGGCCGACCTGGCCAGATTGGCCCTCATCCGGCAGCAGCGCGAGGAGGCGGCCGCCAAGAGGGAGGCGGAAAAGAAGGCAGCCGAGGTGGGCACCAAGAAGCCGGGTGCCAAGTAG
- the LOC117147461 gene encoding stress response protein NST1 yields MCLVATRVAGETMIEVDENGDEYELKRFYIQGRQLKGDGSQSQCVVTRRKRSGRAAGSGSGSAATLSVTSQPLKVESLPAKEHREGGAVLQEVESNSNRRYVALTGVHLESPLPQGDVQHDDNDDDDEEDDDGDDQSSRNQSNFVPAALALPLQSQSTAAHLNQGVSVVANAASHANVAEDAGIVVVQSHQPPKVNPDTHAVFELKPVQSDVVHQSAGVSFYPFVQPWEVVDQDEDDYDEDDYDEEDYDDFYYGGNGFYRDQPGFNGLGVFEEEIISEDQPVSTIASWSTGDDDSDILPAVNKRPNQKNKNKKNQKQKQKNKNQQQKNKRQQQKKRKQQAQNDEQPAKQKKKPQQQDKDQKKKQDKDQKKKKPEENPNQQEMEQLTPVEVIKKPVEQSVVASSATSGSNIAASSSGVSSSGSNSSDKKKNKKKKKKPSSSSSSSLSQRRTKKKKKQSNSSSSSSISISSSNKRRRPSNSIGSSSSSSSIGGYRRRRPQQQQLQQQRRRKTQQRQKRRRQQQQQKRRRQQQQQQRRRLRNKNRQFYGDEPIINCIYINKDPATTTTTPRPFWNILGRQSDSKPSAESSVVSSEESQTDPVAQQAVLQAVRRNFGEFGGRKRTNLRFVS; encoded by the coding sequence ATGTGCCTGGTGGCCACCAGGGTCGCTGGAGAGACCATGATCGAGGTGGACGAGAATGGCGATGAGTACGAGCTGAAGCGATTCTACATTCAGGGTCGCCAACTGAAGGGCGATGGCAGTCAGTCGCAGTGTGTGGTCACGAGAAGGAAGCGTTCGGGTCGTGCAGCAGGATCAGGATCAGGATCGGCGGCCACACTGTCGGTCACTTCGCAGCCCCTGAAGGTGGAGAGTCTGCCCGCGAAGGAACATCGTGAGGGAGGAGCTGTTCTCCAGGAGGTGGAGAGCAATAGCAATAGACGTTATGTCGCCCTGACTGGAGTCCACTTGGAGTCGCCTCTGCCCCAGGGTGATGTGCAGCACGATGACaacgatgatgacgacgaggaggacgaTGATGGCGACGATCAGTCTTCCAGAAATCAGTCCAACTTTGTGCCCGCTGCCTTGGCTTTGCCCCTGCAAAGCCAGTCCACTGCCGCCCATCTGAATCAGGGAGTCAGTGTGGTCGCCAATGCCGCCAGTCATGCCAATGTGGCCGAAGATGCTGGCATCGTGGTGGTCCAATCGCATCAGCCGCCCAAAGTCAATCCCGATACCCATGCCGTCTTCGAGCTGAAGCCCGTTCAATCGGATGTTGTCCACCAGTCAGCCGGCGTTAGCTTCTATCCCTTCGTTCAGCCCTGGGAGGTGGTGGACCAGGACGAGGATGACTACGACGAGGACGACTACGACGAAGAGGACTACGATGATTTCTACTACGGCGGCAATGGCTTCTACAGGGATCAGCCCGGCTTTAATGGCCTGGGTGTTTTCGAGGAGGAGATCATCAGCGAGGACCAGCCCGTCTCTACGATAGCCAGTTGGTCAACCGGTGATGATGACAGCGACATTCTGCCCGCCGTCAATAAGCGGCCCAATCAGaagaacaagaacaagaagaaccagaagcagaagcagaagaaCAAGAATCAGCAACAGAAGAACAAGCGACAGCAGCAGAAGAAACGCAAGCAGCAGGCTCAAAATGACGAGCAGCCTGcgaagcagaagaagaagccgcagcagcaggataAAGATCAGAAGAAGAAGCAGGATAAGGatcagaagaagaagaagccaGAGGAGAATCCGAATCAGCAGGAGATGGAACAGCTTACTCCCGTGGAAGTGATCAAGAAGCCAGTGGAGCAATCAGTCGTTGCTTCTTCGGCCACAAGTGGCAGTAACATCGCCGCATCCTCCAGCGGCGTTTCTTCATCGGGCAGCAATTCTTCGGATAAGAAGAAgaacaagaagaagaagaagaagcctagtagcagcagcagcagcagtcttAGCCAGCGCAGGaccaagaagaagaagaagcagtcgaacagcagcagcagcagcagcatcagcatcagcagcagcaacaagcgTCGCCGACCCAGCAACAGCATTGGTTCCTCCAGCAGCAGTTCCTCCATTGGTGGCTACCGTCGCCGTCgtccgcagcagcagcagttgcagcagcaacgtCGCCGCAAAACGCAACAGCGGCAGAAGCGCCGtcgccagcagcaacagcagaagagacgccgccagcagcagcaacaacaacgccgTCGTCTGCGCAACAAGAATCGTCAATTCTACGGCGACGAGCCCATCATCAACTGCATTTACATCAACAAGGACCCAGCGACGACCACCACCACGCCGCGTCCCTTCTGGAATATCCTGGGTCGCCAATCGGATTCGAAGCCCAGTGCCGAATCCTCTGTAGTCTCTTCCGAAGAATCCCAAACGGATCCCGTCGCCCAGCAGGCTGTTCTTCAGGCCGTTCGTCGCAACTTTGGCGAATTCGGCGGACGAAAACGCACCAATCTGCGTTTCGTGTCCTAG
- the LOC117147464 gene encoding uncharacterized protein LOC117147464, whose translation MSKQNIQKDQDECLRCMRCKKVIQCSRFDSGSLLRHIEYEHPELFKMAHSKVKSIYNPSTDKRSDSELDAESLGRCKNKKRTSSDDMTKKSSITRCNVAAANSTCPHSKAKYSKCPKAKTTGPCSPHHLIFRKMAYKTSARRWCAMDGSIFCPACGYKKRPVIKCASDWNSRWCSWALCFMPCLNNSDDGEKIYCGHCNTFLGVYNRQRQSLKPNKLYA comes from the exons ATGTCGAAGCAAAATATTCAGAAAGACCAAGATGAGTGCCTTCGTTGCATGCGCTGCAAGAAAGTGATCCAATGTTCACGTTTCGATAGCGGTAGCTTACTGCGTCACATCGAATATGAGCATCCGGAATTATTCAAGATGGCCCATTCCAaagtcaaaagtatttacaatcCCTCAACGGATAAGAGATCGGATTCGGAACTTGATGCTGAAAGTTTGGGGCGAT GTAAGAACAAAAAGAGGACCTCTAGCGATGACATGACCAAAAAATCATCGATTACCAGGTGCAATGTGGCTGCTGCCAACTCTACATGTCCGCACTCAAAAGCCAAGTACAGTAAATGTCCAAAAGCCAAGACCACTGGTCCGTGTTCGCCGCACCACTTGATCTTTCGCAAGATGGCCTACAAGACCTCCGCCAGGCGATGGTGTGCCATGGATGGCAGTATCTTCTGCCCCGCTTGCGGTTATAAGAAGCGTCCAGTGATCAAATGCGCATCGGATTGGAATTCCAGATGGTGTTCATGGGCCCTTTGCTTTATGCCCTGTCTGAATAACTCGGATGATGGGGAGAAGATTTACTGCGGTCACTGTAACACCTTTTTGGGCGTCTACAATCGCCAAAGGCAAAGTCTCAAGCCGAACAAGCTGTATGCCTGA